A stretch of Elstera cyanobacteriorum DNA encodes these proteins:
- a CDS encoding type II toxin-antitoxin system RelE/ParE family toxin, producing MRLVKIRNVIHRGLRAFIERDDASGLQPAVAAKLRLILSFLQDMAREEELRAIPSWKAHQLSGDRKGTWSLSVTKNWRLTFRIDQAEIEIIDLNYEDYH from the coding sequence ATGAGGCTCGTGAAGATCAGGAATGTGATCCATCGGGGCTTACGCGCCTTCATCGAGCGGGATGACGCAAGCGGCCTTCAGCCTGCCGTCGCGGCCAAACTCCGCCTTATCCTCTCCTTTCTCCAAGATATGGCGCGCGAGGAGGAGTTGCGGGCGATCCCCAGTTGGAAAGCGCACCAGCTTAGCGGCGACCGCAAGGGAACCTGGAGCCTTTCCGTTACGAAGAATTGGCGGCTCACGTTTCGGATCGATCAGGCTGAGATCGAAATCATCGACCTCAATTACGAAGATTATCACTAG
- a CDS encoding HigA family addiction module antitoxin encodes MSAIDGIRLKTPAHPGGFVKSEIIDALGLSITRAASVLGVTRPALSALVNERAALSSEMALRLEKAFGVSMDTLMRMQNSYDIAQARKREGEIQVARFEGVPVGA; translated from the coding sequence ATGAGTGCGATTGACGGTATCCGCCTGAAGACCCCCGCCCATCCCGGCGGCTTCGTGAAGAGCGAAATTATTGACGCGCTCGGGCTGTCGATAACGCGCGCCGCCAGCGTGCTCGGCGTCACTCGCCCCGCCCTCTCCGCCCTGGTTAACGAGCGCGCGGCGCTTTCGTCTGAAATGGCGTTGCGGCTAGAAAAAGCCTTTGGCGTTTCGATGGATACGCTCATGCGGATGCAGAATAGCTACGACATTGCCCAGGCACGCAAACGCGAGGGGGAGATTCAGGTGGCGCGGTTTGAGGGCGTGCCGGTGGGCGCATAA
- a CDS encoding DUF2442 domain-containing protein, translating into MASFLFLAISVACDADFLRVTLVDGREIAVPLVWFPRLLDATPAQRGNWRLIGRGQGIHWPDLDEDLSVAGLLR; encoded by the coding sequence ATGGCGTCTTTTTTGTTTTTAGCCATTTCGGTTGCCTGCGACGCCGACTTTCTCCGCGTCACACTTGTCGATGGCCGCGAAATTGCGGTGCCGCTGGTCTGGTTCCCGCGCTTGCTCGATGCCACACCGGCGCAGCGGGGCAACTGGCGACTGATCGGGCGCGGTCAGGGCATTCACTGGCCCGATCTGGACGAAGACCTCTCCGTCGCGGGCTTGCTGCGCTAA